A region of the Epinephelus moara isolate mb chromosome 23, YSFRI_EMoa_1.0, whole genome shotgun sequence genome:
TTATTTCAGTGGCTCTGTGTGCCTTTCATCCTGTCAAGCCCGACCTCTACAAACATCACTGTTGCTGCAGTAACCGAGCTGTATCAGAAGCCATGGATCGGCAAGTTGGAGCTGAAGGACGCAGGTTGCTGGGTAGATGACCTATTGCTACTGGTAATGGGACACTCGTAACTCGTTTCTTCCGGAGTAAATATGCAAGATCAAGaaagagttcaacttttgttaTATAGGAACATAAATGTCGTTCATTATTGATGCTGATACTTTGAAACACTGTTGCAGCAAAGTTTCACCAACATTAACACCGTTGCAGCAACCTAAGAAATCCTATCTTCATTTCTTTCCAAGTCCATTGGAGGGCTCTGCTATCAGGCCTTCTACCAGAGAATCCTGTCCACAGCCACGGACGCCCAAGCTAAGATCACCTGCTATGCTGGAGCAGTATTATGCCCAATCCTCGCCATCCCATCACTCATCATTGGGGCAGACCCTTTAAGCCAATGGTTCCCGACTGGTGggttgcgggtccattctgTATGGATTGCAAGTGACTGACAAACATGTCAAGTgtgttaaaaacacactttattttaagtacagtgattttccagcacagagttttcattttaaagtgctgtttcctgtaatggacagctactcgacagagacagaaaactagcttAATGACATATCCTTATATTACCTTTCCGTTACACTCCGTAAAACTGGTAGTTGCttatctccccaaaattcagatgtgtgcctctgtgtgaatgtcagggtcaGGGTAATCGCCATTAAGTGTAGCGAATGCTAGATGGGTTTTCTGTACCTGGGGGTCTTCAGATGCTTGTACCTGGTATTTTCCCAAGGCTTTGCCCGATAgacaacatttcatccaccacacatccagccacaagcttcattacgTCTTTGTAGTTGCAGCTGTCCacaattaaaatccagttttggttgtttagtcAGTGTAGCTCTACAGCCGACCTCAATGGCTTTGGTAGGGTGTATTTCCTGCAGCTTTGCGTTGTTGTGCTGTCGGTCATAGTAGCCAAGGTGTTTCAGAGCAGAGGTTTGAGGACGTATTTCTGGCCGTTATGGTAAGCGTTTCTATCTTCCTAATTAACTTGCTGCGAAGTGACGTGCCTGCGCAGTGCGACGATTACCATAAATCGATGCAGAAAAGACAAATCTGTACAGAAATTTGTGCATAATTCATGAGAATAAAGAAAAGTGACCCCTGACTTAGTTTGTGTGCTCCATATGTTGAAAAAACCCTGTCTGATTTGGACCAAAATGTCAgggatgggtttttttttgttccagtcTGCCCCTGGTTCAAACTCAACTACGTGTTGTATGTGGCCACAGTTATGTATATTTAATTGCTGACGTATTCTACAAAATCTCAAAGTCATAGGTTTGTTTTAATTACCTGTGCTTTCTATCTGTCAGATTGAAACCAGACCACCTACAGTTCACCCAGCCCGTATGAGCGGGGCAAAGCCGGTATGATCTTGCCAATTGCCCTTCAGCACCTTTGCCCTTTCTACATCTCGCTGGTTGGTATGGGAGcacttgctgctgctgtgatgtcatcagttgACTCTGCACTTCTGTCTGCTGGCTCCGAACTGGGTCGAAATATCTTTGAGAACATCATCTATAAAAGGGTAACATCTCACATGACAACTACTCATACATCTGTCTCTTTTGAACGGTTATACTATGCTGCattaatcaaatataaaccaagatttgGTGACTGAGTTGCCTATGATTCAAGATCATTCCTTGCCATCTGGCTGCCATCGTTTACGTTGTTACATCATCCACCAGCGGGAATGTTgcggcacagtgcattctggtagttttaGGTTTTCCAcctttctcattttttttctggttctgtagcaccaatttcaaaagtatttgcatcatTCTGCGGCATAGATATCCTAGTTTTATTGGAAGGCCATCTTTACAGAGGTTAAATACTTGTTTAAAATACCGATAGGGACAATTCTGTCCTCCCACAATATTGGTAGGGACATGTCCTTACTATGCATATGCAAACCTGCACCCTTGCTCAAAAATCAGCAGTGTGATACCACACTTATGTTCAgtaaaattaacttaaatatttcctttatttcaggcatcagAAGCAATGATTATTTGGGTGGTTAGGGGGTCGATCCTCCTGTGTGGAATGATGGCGGCATGCCTGGCAATGACATCGAGTTCAATCCACCTGTTCTGGATCATCAGCGAAGATGTCATGTATTCAATGACGACTCCCCAGGTGACTTGCACCTTCTACTTATCTCGGTGGGTGAACCAGTACGGGGCCTGCTTTGGCTTTGTGTTGGCGATACTGCTGAGAGCTCTGGTTGGAGAACCCTCGATAGGCCTTCCTGACGTGCTGCCCCTGCCGTGGGACCAGATACGGGAGGACGGTCACTTCCGTCGCTTGTTCCCTTTTCGTACTGCCATCATGCTCATCACCACAGGGGCTATTTTAGTAGTTTCACGCCTTGCTGTGTGGCTGTCTGAGAAGGAGCTGCTGAAAAGAGTAAATGATGCTGAAacggacacaaacacacataacatGGCACCGGTCCGAAAAGATGCGGATGAAGAGGAGACTGAATGTCGAACAGACTCCCCTTTGCTCTAAGCATAAACACTTTCATACAGCCTGTTGGTGCTCTAAGAGTGAGTTGTGTATGATATGTAAACAACTGTTTTCTCATATGACATATTGTTACAAAGCTACATTCCTTGTGGTTTGATTGATGCGgaccatttcaagatacaacTACCACAGCAGGTACAATAAAGCCCTGTGTCCACCAAACATGTCTGGTATGGTAcatttggaaccaaaagtaatccttcagacatggtgcctagaccctaggtccacTTGGCGTTTCCATCGCCaggattgggatatatgccGCTTACATTACCCGGTcaaaattcatatatatatgtaaacgcttgaagatccactcattactaaaattgtatgtcatataaaagcTAAAGtgagttgtcacagtgaaatttaaggtgtgaaTCATgaattgagtaacattacaattacaaatgttccaccttaaaagttgccggcagtcggcccagtgagtTAAGTAAGTTTTTCTCAGACTCAAGCTGCTGCAGGAGGCAGCAAagcatcctttcattttatagttacagtttactaatatatgtaaaactctccacggtatgaacagtggcaacacaagcctcaaaaccagccacagctcagccctgagcagagtgaccgtcctctattaaccaatcaacagactgcagtgttcacagctccaccatttagtaccagatctgtgtgctaggtaccccaacagaggggcgACCAAAAATGGGTacggaaacagaaaaaaagaataggGATAGACGGAGGTGGGCGATGTTCTTAAGGTGAAAAAAggctgttttggtgatgtgtttaACGTGCTGGTCGAAGGAGAGGAATTGATCGAAAATGACGCCAAGATTTCAGATGTGAGGGGAGGGGGATACAAAAACAGTCCTCATAAAAGTCCAGACGATCTAAATCCAGCAaaatatttagtccaaacaCGATATAACAACCATAGATATCGATGGACTACCGTCATTTCATACGTCTAATAaaaatgagtctctcctgattgaaatatagttaactaaaactaaactaagaacaaaaacatacagGAAATGTGTAAAATTTTGGTCTTTGTCAATTTGGTCATATTTGTCATCACAAAAAGCATGAGGAGGCACTGGTGCACGTGTCTTGAGACTGGGATGTCTACATGTCTGTGAGTCAACTGACTTCACAAAGTGTGAAAATACCCCCcattttataactaaaaaaactaaacctaatactgacactactaaaatctaaaccaaaacaaagaaaactaaactgaaacaagcAAACCATCTttggaaactgaaactaaactgaactggaaaaaaaaagataataactCTGGGTTACTCAATACTGGCTTATAGATGAGATGGTATTATTTCAAAAATCAGACTGCTCCGCCAAGCTGCAAGTTGCACTGTTTAGTCCAGCGGTtctcaactggtgggtcacaatCCAAAAGTAGgccgcaggtccattctgaatggaccacaagtgactcgcaaatcaatcaagtttgtaaaaaacacactttattttgaaacacagTGAATTTCCAGAACATTGCttatattttgaagtgccatttcctgctgtagaatgagTGACTTATGGATAActgcttaacagagacagcaaactacctcgacaacatggccaaacccaAGTACGACACTGTCAAACTGTGTGGAcattgaactaatgactaaggagaaatctggaccccgtggctggagcAGTTGGAAACCAGTGGTTTAAATCACTATGACAAAATTTTAACACTACTTACATTAAACACCAGCTACTATTTTCAATTGTGTGTTTCAGCATGCATTTTAAAAGTTTCTTCTTGCCTGAATATTTTGCCACACTTCAAACACTGGAAGGACTTCTTGTTTGAGTGGATCCTCATGTGCTTTTTCTGTGCGTACAAAGTCTGAAAGGATTTCGGACACAGTAAACACCTGTACGGAGTCTCTCCAGTATGTTTGCGCATATGAACTGTCAACAGGCACTTTGCTATGAAACCATTCCCACAGTGTTTGCACGTGTACGGACGCTCCCCTGTGTGAAGCCTCATGTGGAGCCTTAACTCTCCGGAGGAGAGAAACGCCTTCCCGCATTCTGTACACAGATAgttcttttctcctctgtgcATCCGCATGTGTCTCGCCAGGTGCTGGATTGAAGTCTTCCCACAAATCTGACATTTGTAGCGTCGGTCTCCCGTGTGTATGCGAACGTGCCAACCAAGGCTGTATGAGGATCTGAAGCCCCGGCCACAGTGCGAACACAAATATGGCGTCTCGCCCGTGTGAATCCGGCGGTGCACATCCAGAGACGCTTTGGAGTAGTACTTTTTCCCGCACTTGTCGCATTGGaatggcagtgtgtgtgtttttctgtggctGTTCAGGGTTGACACATCCTTGAAGACCTTCCCACAATACTCACAAGTGTTTGTTGTGCTCCTCATCTCATTGGCTGTCGTGGGTTCTTTAGACTGAAGTCGGTTGGGTTCCTGATGCGCCTGTCTGATGTGCTGCAAAAGACCTGACGCACGGCTGTCGGAGTAGAGACACAAAGAGCAGGTGTGCAGTCTTGAAGGCATATGACTGTTTAAATctgaaagagacaaaataatgAGGAGATTTAGATTACAGATTTTTCCAAGTGCTAAA
Encoded here:
- the LOC126385158 gene encoding high affinity choline transporter 1-like isoform X1; the protein is MILPIALQHLCPFYISLVGMGALAAAVMSSVDSALLSAGSELGRNIFENIIYKRASEAMIIWVVRGSILLCGMMAACLAMTSSSIHLFWIISEDVMYSMTTPQVTCTFYLSRWVNQYGACFGFVLAILLRALVGEPSIGLPDVLPLPWDQIREDGHFRRLFPFRTAIMLITTGAILVVSRLAVWLSEKELLKRVNDAETDTNTHNMAPVRKDADEEETECRTDSPLL
- the LOC126385158 gene encoding high-affinity choline transporter 1-like isoform X2 — encoded protein: MLKWSTIMDISSSLAVSVSAAVAIIYTLLGGLYSVAYTDVIQLNFMAFSLWLCVPFILSSPTSTNITVAAVTELYQKPWIGKLELKDAGCWVDDLLLLSIGGLCYQAFYQRILSTATDAQAKITCYAGAVLCPILAIPSLIIGADPLSQWFPTD